CGTCGATTAGTCTCGTCGATAATTCTCTAGTACTTGCTGTACGCACCCAGAAAAGGGCTTCAAAGCCTGACCCTGTTCCTCCTTGGAACCGAACCGGCATCGTATCGATCTTTGTCGAGTTGACTTGCCCAGTTCGGTCCGCATACATGACCCTGACAGTCGGCTGCTCACTCAGCCCCCTATCTTCGCTTCGCACGCGGATGTAACCATCCAGCTGAGCCTGACCCGTGCTTAGAAGCTGGAGCTGTAAGCCATGGGGCTTGACTTTCATAGGTGTGATCGGGTCACTAAGCTTGACGGCGCTAGGGACGGTATCGATCATTCGCTGGAGGATGGAGCCGCAGGTTGAGAGGAAACTTGCTGGCTCGGACATGGCTTTGATAGTCGAGTTTCCGTCGGCTGTCCACCTAGCTTTCAATGCTTGGCCCACATTAGAACATGTTATAGACTTACAGTTGAAAACGGCAAAGTCGGAGTTGTTTCCTCCGGGAGCGGTTACCAGCGGGTTCAAAGTAGTACCGTCCAGATATTCCGTTGCGACCTTGTTGTCAAAGCTCGAAGCCGTGGTGTCAAAATGAACAAAGTTTGTCTCGTTGGAGTCGCCGGTTAACTCTGGGAAGAACTGTCCATGGACACCTCCAATTGCTagtcaaaaaaaaaatgttAGAATTTGACAGTGAGAGGGGGTGCTATTTCAGCCTTACTGTGTCCGCACGCTACCATCTATGACGAACCAGTCAGCTCAGCCCGAGTCGTGGATCAAAGAAGCCATCCCACCTGAATCATGTCGGTCTTATTAAACCCGGCATTCGCAAACTTGCTCAGCAGCTTGTTGATATTGTCCTTTGGCTCTGGCACAAAGCCCTCTGGACCAGGTCCAGTGGCATCGATTCTGCCAGCGCGCATGACTAATGGAGGACCTTGGCAATTCCTGACAGCCGTATAGGTAGCCAGGGCGATCAAGTCGCTCATGGAGGCTCGGATGTTATAGAAGTTCAACATGAATCCAAAAGTATCATTGAACGACCGGCCACCTAAATTCTCGCTCCTATCGGTCTCCCAGATAAGAGAAGCGTCGACGCCGCCTGTACCTGCTTGGGCGTTGTGGGTGATCGCGTCGTGGAATGCAGTACGGAGCCATTCCGAGGACGCCTGTCTCGATGGGTCACCGGTTCCTGATTGAGGGAATGCACCGCAGGGTGACACACCGTCCAGAACCCCAGAGCGGAACACACCACCCTGTTTGTT
The Rhizoctonia solani chromosome 8, complete sequence DNA segment above includes these coding regions:
- a CDS encoding manganese peroxidase 2, translating into MLPRLALLALFVKLASADWTWPNPVWDEIEEITQVQGGVFRSGVLDGVSPCGAFPQSGTGDPSRQASSEWLRTAFHDAITHNAQAGTGGVDASLIWETDRSENLGGRSFNDTFGFMLNFYNIRASMSDLIALATYTAVRNCQGPPLVMRAGRIDATGPGPEGFVPEPKDNINKLLSKFANAGFNKTDMIQMVACGHTIGGVHGQFFPELTGDSNETNFVHFDTTASSFDNKVATEYLDGTTLNPLVTAPGGNNSDFAVFNSDGNSTIKAMSEPASFLSTCGSILQRMIDTVPSAVKLSDPITPMKVKPHGLQLQLLSTGQAQLDGYIRVRSEDRGLSEQPTVRVMYADRTGQVNSTKIDTMPVRFQGGTGSGFEALFWFYQIPSTILPNGISHFNVSVTNTTTGAETIYDNNGNGYPVQDNIIFQAAQSCHIFNPNGNGNLTLTAAVRDGMDLTNPSLNVVVKVPRANSVVPELVVETTPMKLLRSTEFGYSLYSGSYSLPIESWSTTADVWVEGPNGVKYEDGFKKTSAFNDQCGAF